In Anaerolineales bacterium, a single genomic region encodes these proteins:
- a CDS encoding DUF2085 domain-containing protein, with product MLRGAFSIVSVRFRYNDGMYTSSEGVPERPKRAFVPRTFAVLIAIIVFVTWLLYTPDGLLGKADAVGYALCHRIDLRSFQLGTRQMPLCARCTGMYLGVLIGLGFYITRRTKAGRYPDKAVSAALICFAAIWAVDGLNSYLQLLPMASGVYHPSNMLRLITGTLVGISLATLVYPAFSQFSWKDAQNEPVLRSFKDLGLLLLIAAILVAFVLDGNPLVLYPLAVASTLSAFLILTIVYTSVVLAVSRRENRAERWRDLFTPIVIGLTLAVIQIGAIDLLRYTLTGTWAGFHF from the coding sequence TTGCTTCGCGGAGCATTTTCCATCGTCTCAGTGAGATTCCGCTATAATGACGGCATGTACACCTCGAGCGAAGGGGTTCCGGAGCGGCCAAAACGTGCCTTCGTCCCTCGAACGTTTGCCGTATTGATCGCCATCATCGTGTTTGTAACGTGGCTTCTATACACGCCAGACGGCTTGCTGGGGAAAGCGGACGCTGTCGGATATGCATTGTGCCATCGCATCGACCTGCGCTCTTTCCAACTCGGCACGCGGCAGATGCCGCTCTGCGCACGCTGCACAGGAATGTATCTCGGTGTGCTGATCGGCCTCGGTTTTTATATCACCCGCCGGACGAAAGCGGGCCGTTATCCCGATAAGGCTGTATCTGCGGCCCTCATTTGCTTCGCCGCCATCTGGGCCGTCGACGGGCTCAATTCGTACTTGCAGCTCCTGCCGATGGCCTCCGGCGTTTACCATCCGAGCAACATGCTGCGCTTGATCACGGGCACATTGGTGGGAATCTCTCTGGCGACTCTGGTGTACCCGGCTTTCAGCCAGTTTTCCTGGAAGGATGCCCAAAACGAGCCGGTGCTGCGTTCGTTCAAGGATTTGGGGTTGCTGCTGCTTATCGCCGCCATCCTTGTGGCTTTCGTTCTCGATGGAAATCCGTTGGTTCTCTATCCGCTGGCGGTCGCCAGCACGCTGTCCGCGTTCCTCATATTGACGATCGTTTACACATCGGTCGTGTTGGCTGTCTCGCGCCGGGAAAATCGAGCCGAACGCTGGCGGGATTTATTCACGCCCATTGTGATCGGATTGACGCTGGCCGTGATCCAGATCGGAGCCATCGATTTGCTTCGCTACACGTTAACGGGAACATGGGCGGGTTTTCATTTTTAA